A window of Terriglobus sp. RCC_193 contains these coding sequences:
- a CDS encoding DUF192 domain-containing protein produces the protein MQSRHFVTITKASDQRLIASKVGVADTSLRRMVGLLGRSDLGSEQGLWIKPCSGVHTLGMRFPIDVVGLDADFCVVRLWPLLKAHRITAIVPAVRTVLELASGRITHCELRPGDRLHIREYEVT, from the coding sequence ATGCAATCAAGACATTTCGTAACGATAACCAAAGCCAGCGACCAAAGGCTGATAGCGTCAAAGGTCGGCGTGGCAGACACGTCGCTTCGTCGGATGGTCGGCCTTCTTGGCCGGTCTGATCTGGGCAGCGAACAAGGCTTGTGGATCAAGCCTTGTTCGGGCGTGCACACACTCGGCATGCGCTTTCCAATTGATGTTGTGGGATTGGACGCGGACTTTTGTGTAGTGCGTTTGTGGCCGCTCCTTAAGGCACATCGAATCACGGCGATCGTGCCCGCGGTGCGCACGGTTCTTGAGCTTGCGTCCGGTCGCATTACACACTGCGAATTGCGGCCAGGAGATCGTCTTCATATACGGGAGTATGAGGTTACATGA
- a CDS encoding pilus assembly protein TadG-related protein, protein MSGRSDFHDDSGQVLVVVALCLVVLIGFLGLAVDIGFVRHEQRRLQAAADAAALAGALEVRVCGDSPNCSAMQTAAQTALAENGYSGSTVITDCATPGTALTLMVNNPVCLSSTDPNKSKLNYVEAQISETAPLYFSRVFGVNGFRIKARAQAARGLGGPCIYALNPSASGSLSVLAGLGFQSKCGIVVESKSPTAVTCLIGLMSAPEIRVSGGTSGLLCGAVPPPITGVAPPTPADPLAYLPAPPNANDACGTRSGNVYNGSPKPVSLVLPLGSTYVFNPGVYCGGIAITAAVLSNVTFNPGVYILRNGHNTILGIPGPTTSGLTITIGLLSSIVGNGVMFYNEGDGGSFSITATPALLGLSTYQLTAPTSGNYGGILFFQAHGVTNTGTFLVNLLQGSRMDGVIYMPDALVTYGVGAVAGVSRFNGIVADRIQFTAQILSTIGNDYSTLQSGSPLGGDHSELVQ, encoded by the coding sequence ATGAGCGGGCGTTCTGATTTTCACGACGATAGCGGCCAGGTCCTGGTGGTGGTCGCGCTTTGCCTGGTCGTGCTGATCGGATTCCTTGGACTGGCTGTGGATATTGGATTTGTCCGTCATGAACAGAGGCGTTTGCAGGCTGCAGCAGATGCTGCGGCGCTAGCCGGTGCTTTGGAGGTCCGCGTCTGCGGCGACTCGCCGAACTGCAGTGCCATGCAGACGGCGGCGCAGACTGCTCTGGCAGAGAACGGTTACAGCGGCAGCACGGTCATTACAGACTGCGCGACTCCAGGCACTGCACTCACATTGATGGTGAACAATCCGGTCTGCCTTTCCAGTACGGATCCCAATAAGAGCAAGTTGAACTATGTGGAGGCGCAGATATCTGAAACCGCTCCCTTGTATTTCTCACGTGTCTTTGGTGTCAATGGTTTTCGCATCAAGGCACGCGCGCAAGCAGCCCGTGGTCTTGGCGGACCATGCATCTATGCACTGAATCCTTCCGCATCCGGTTCACTCTCAGTCCTTGCAGGACTGGGTTTTCAATCGAAATGCGGCATCGTGGTGGAATCGAAGTCGCCCACCGCAGTTACTTGCCTTATCGGTTTAATGTCCGCGCCAGAAATTCGAGTAAGTGGTGGCACATCAGGCTTGCTATGCGGCGCGGTACCGCCGCCCATTACCGGGGTTGCGCCGCCAACGCCTGCCGATCCACTCGCATATCTCCCCGCTCCTCCGAATGCAAACGATGCGTGCGGAACAAGAAGCGGAAATGTCTACAATGGGTCGCCCAAACCTGTATCTCTAGTACTCCCGCTCGGCAGCACATACGTCTTTAATCCTGGCGTGTATTGCGGTGGCATTGCCATTACGGCCGCCGTACTTTCCAATGTCACGTTTAATCCCGGTGTATACATCCTGCGCAACGGCCATAACACCATCCTCGGTATCCCCGGCCCTACTACAAGCGGACTCACAATTACCATAGGACTTCTAAGTAGTATCGTGGGCAACGGAGTCATGTTTTACAACGAGGGAGACGGCGGCAGCTTTTCCATCACTGCGACACCAGCGCTGCTGGGACTCTCGACGTATCAACTAACAGCGCCCACCAGCGGTAATTATGGTGGCATCCTCTTCTTCCAGGCACATGGAGTTACAAACACTGGAACGTTTCTCGTCAATCTTCTACAGGGATCGCGGATGGATGGCGTTATCTATATGCCGGATGCACTTGTTACGTATGGCGTCGGAGCAGTTGCGGGCGTTTCCAGGTTCAATGGCATTGTTGCGGATCGAATCCAGTTCACGGCACAGATCCTCAGCACGATTGGTAACGATTACTCCACTCTCCAGTCTGGTTCGCCACTGGGCGGAGACCATTCGGAGCTTGTGCAATGA
- a CDS encoding TadE/TadG family type IV pilus assembly protein has protein sequence MSMYRKVLKFAAQSRNIASNQDATSLIETAIILPFLLLMLAGAMDIGRMFRASMIVKASARMGAAYGIHHPTDVAGMITAAKTDTSTLVSIVPLAQYGCECSDGKNAIASCSSEPSCSMNSVYFVEVDTSASYTPILPWPGIPSSIPIRAEVRLRAAR, from the coding sequence ATGAGCATGTATCGGAAAGTACTGAAGTTTGCAGCGCAATCGCGAAACATCGCCAGCAATCAGGATGCCACCAGCCTGATTGAGACAGCAATCATCCTTCCATTTCTGTTGCTGATGCTTGCTGGTGCAATGGATATCGGTCGCATGTTTCGCGCATCGATGATTGTCAAAGCTTCGGCTCGTATGGGTGCGGCGTATGGCATTCATCATCCCACGGATGTGGCCGGAATGATCACCGCGGCAAAGACGGATACGTCGACTCTCGTCAGCATCGTACCTCTGGCACAGTATGGATGCGAATGTTCGGACGGGAAGAATGCGATTGCGAGTTGTAGTTCAGAGCCTTCGTGCAGCATGAACAGCGTGTATTTCGTCGAGGTGGATACAAGTGCGAGCTATACGCCGATTCTGCCGTGGCCGGGCATTCCGTCAAGCATTCCCATCAGGGCAGAGGTGAGGCTTCGTGCGGCGCGCTAA
- a CDS encoding TadE/TadG family type IV pilus assembly protein, translating to MRRAKFFSAQRLARHESGSTLLEMALCLSLVSLVMLGIVECSLAVYTEHYVESAALSGARYATVRGSTYSGTACASASSYQCMADTKSILTYIQSNSAPGIVASQLSVTASWPGTTGGGGVCDVTQGNGSPGCVVTVTVSYPFTFMLPAPLHKSITFRSSRSSVISQ from the coding sequence GTGCGGCGCGCTAAGTTTTTTTCAGCACAACGTCTCGCTCGTCATGAGTCGGGAAGCACATTGCTGGAGATGGCGCTGTGTCTTAGCCTTGTGTCACTCGTGATGTTGGGTATCGTGGAGTGTTCGTTGGCGGTTTATACGGAACATTATGTGGAGTCAGCCGCACTTAGCGGTGCGCGCTATGCAACCGTAAGAGGTTCTACTTACAGCGGCACGGCCTGCGCAAGCGCCTCTTCCTATCAGTGCATGGCTGATACGAAGAGCATCCTCACGTACATCCAGAGCAACTCTGCTCCTGGCATTGTTGCATCGCAGTTATCCGTCACGGCATCATGGCCCGGAACCACGGGCGGTGGTGGAGTATGTGATGTAACGCAAGGGAATGGTAGTCCCGGTTGCGTGGTCACTGTGACGGTAAGTTATCCATTTACCTTCATGCTGCCAGCTCCTCTCCATAAGAGCATTACCTTTCGCTCCAGCCGCTCCAGCGTGATCTCGCAGTAA
- a CDS encoding toxin-antitoxin system HicB family antitoxin has protein sequence MEPKKLLSFPLRLSPSVRMQATELARLEGISLNHFISLAVAEKISRMEHESWLRQQGKTASSSLPLRSPILRRF, from the coding sequence ATGGAACCGAAGAAACTACTTAGCTTCCCCTTGCGTCTGAGTCCGTCAGTACGAATGCAGGCCACAGAGCTTGCGCGGCTGGAAGGCATATCCCTCAATCACTTCATCAGCCTGGCGGTGGCGGAGAAAATCAGCCGCATGGAACATGAAAGTTGGTTGCGCCAACAGGGCAAGACGGCATCGTCCAGCCTGCCGCTCCGATCGCCCATACTCCGGCGCTTCTGA
- a CDS encoding beta strand repeat-containing protein, with amino-acid sequence MAYLRSGLTGKSIEISLAKLRIFGHLIILVMCLVIAGCGGGYAGGVVPSLASSHVTIDAGQSFLAVANNPQNFPLSWSVSGSGCSGAGCGTLSDTSALGATYVAPPVTQQITVTLTSAVTGTPASSSTTIVVNPDPQISGSAPNATVGTAYSTTFALTGGTPTLKWLPVKGTLPAGLSFNTTTGILSGTPTTVGSSTFTLQAIDSSDVPFTVTSTVTLKVNAGSTTNPPALQATGTTPDGTVNVPYVSVLQASGGTSPYNWSITSGTLPAGISLSATGVLSGTPTAAGTSTFTAQVKDAANATATLNLTLKINTASSGGSLSIATSTLPSGTVQIAYAASITITGGTAPYTCTVDSGSLPAGLTLGSNCAVTGIPTTAGTSTFTVHATDASSPSLSGTGLITIVINPAPAVLVIASPPTATVGVPYSGAVPVTGGTAPYQCVLASGAMPAGLTLGSNCVISGTPLVAGTTSIGVTATDSANPANTTTATVTVTVQAPLITLTITAPPVAVVGVPYIGTILVAGGTAPYQCTLVSGAMPAGLTLGSNCVITGTPQTPGTSTVGITVTDSANPPNTKTTTINITVIGSLLTLTITSPPVAVVHVPYVGVVLVAGGIAPYTCTVASGSLPAGLTLGSNCIITGTPTTAGTSTVNITATDSANPANTKTAPVTITVQGALITLTLTAPPVAVVHVPYVGLILVLGGTPPYTCTVASGTLPAGLTLGSNCIITGTPTTAGTSTVNVTATDSASPANSTTAPVIITVLGPTSSLTLSPPPDATVNTPYSGSIGVTGGTAPYACVINSGTLPAGLTLGANCTITGTPTTAGTSTVNVTATDSASPAVTGTANIAVTVRPMTPLSLTGALPNATLGVAYTQTLHATGGLPPYTYAVTAGSLPAGLSLSGAGVVSGTPTAVGASSFTVTATDSQSTPQTASLALTMQVVYPTTPYDALLNGPYAFLFQGYDDVLVGVLAYQTATVGSITADGNGLLTAGELDSNHQSSNPTGNTIATNALLGTYTIGQDGRGTLAVTTMNADGTAGNTTLYSLTLKLPTAPATASSSGSMIESDGNILIASKGSGTLLAQNTAAYSNGLTGSYAFGISGDTPCIPTCTIGIIAGPAATVGQFTASGGTITGVSDTNIASTNYASSALSGSSSAADTNGRIGLTLNSQGLAGIAAYPTHYAVYLVDATHAFLMSTDKHSSFVLQAGTATTQATTTFSNASLNGPFVGYENAAVNPGIVGQVLGSVLNLSSATIIQGTGNNNGTCSTNNVDMGGATGLVSALTGLGSGSNLVNAVLGTHQITGNSSCVVASNGRAVFNYPQPTGLLSALLALVGLGNDPAPPRVVYLTSNNTGYFLETGYAGLGHLEAQTGGPYTLANLNGTYTYGTVPASSLATIDGDGTFTADGAGNITFTTDTNVGVGNLNILQLGVTGNGTYSLSDAAAGRYLINGTRVVYALSPGRFVVLEGGALSTAPYTALLY; translated from the coding sequence ATGGCTTACTTACGCAGTGGACTTACAGGAAAATCCATAGAGATTTCTTTGGCAAAGCTCCGCATTTTTGGTCACTTGATCATCCTTGTGATGTGTCTTGTGATCGCCGGATGTGGAGGAGGCTATGCAGGCGGTGTTGTTCCCAGCCTCGCCTCATCACACGTCACCATTGACGCAGGTCAAAGCTTTCTTGCTGTTGCCAACAATCCGCAGAATTTTCCTTTGAGCTGGTCTGTTTCCGGCAGTGGCTGCTCCGGAGCAGGTTGCGGCACGTTGAGTGACACCTCCGCTCTTGGAGCCACATACGTTGCCCCTCCCGTGACGCAGCAGATCACGGTGACGCTTACCAGCGCGGTTACGGGAACACCGGCCTCCAGCAGCACGACGATCGTCGTCAATCCGGATCCGCAGATCAGCGGCAGCGCACCGAATGCAACCGTAGGCACGGCGTACAGCACCACATTTGCCCTCACAGGCGGTACACCCACGCTGAAGTGGCTTCCCGTGAAGGGTACTCTGCCTGCGGGCCTCAGCTTTAACACGACTACCGGCATTCTTTCCGGCACGCCGACGACGGTCGGCAGCAGCACGTTTACGCTTCAGGCAATTGATTCCAGCGATGTGCCTTTTACGGTCACTTCTACGGTCACGTTGAAGGTGAATGCAGGCAGCACCACGAACCCACCCGCGCTGCAGGCGACAGGCACCACGCCCGATGGCACAGTGAATGTGCCTTATGTTTCCGTGTTGCAGGCCAGCGGTGGCACCAGCCCATACAACTGGAGCATTACCAGCGGAACACTTCCGGCGGGTATCAGCCTTTCCGCCACAGGTGTTCTCTCCGGTACGCCGACGGCTGCAGGTACATCCACATTCACCGCGCAGGTGAAGGACGCTGCGAACGCAACGGCAACGCTCAATCTCACGTTGAAGATCAATACCGCATCGTCGGGTGGATCGCTTAGCATCGCCACTTCCACGCTGCCCAGCGGCACCGTGCAGATTGCATACGCCGCAAGCATCACCATCACAGGCGGGACGGCTCCTTACACCTGCACCGTTGACTCGGGTTCGCTTCCCGCAGGCCTCACCCTGGGCAGCAACTGCGCCGTCACCGGTATTCCAACAACTGCAGGCACCAGCACGTTCACGGTGCACGCTACGGATGCCAGCAGCCCGTCCCTCTCCGGCACAGGACTGATCACCATCGTCATTAACCCGGCGCCGGCAGTGCTTGTTATCGCCTCGCCTCCGACGGCAACAGTTGGCGTGCCTTACAGTGGCGCTGTTCCGGTAACGGGTGGCACTGCGCCCTATCAGTGCGTGCTTGCTTCTGGTGCCATGCCTGCGGGTCTTACACTCGGTTCGAACTGCGTCATCAGCGGCACACCGCTGGTGGCTGGCACCACGTCCATCGGTGTCACCGCAACCGACTCCGCGAACCCTGCAAACACAACCACGGCAACTGTCACTGTCACGGTGCAGGCTCCGCTGATCACGCTGACGATTACGGCTCCGCCAGTTGCAGTTGTTGGCGTCCCGTATATCGGAACCATCCTCGTCGCAGGCGGTACCGCGCCCTATCAGTGCACGCTTGTCTCGGGTGCCATGCCTGCGGGTCTTACACTCGGTTCGAACTGCGTCATCACCGGAACGCCACAAACGCCGGGTACTTCCACGGTTGGTATCACGGTGACGGACTCCGCGAATCCGCCGAACACCAAGACCACCACCATCAACATCACCGTGATTGGAAGCCTGCTCACGCTTACCATCACTTCACCGCCGGTGGCCGTGGTTCACGTGCCCTATGTCGGTGTTGTGCTGGTCGCGGGCGGCATCGCTCCCTATACCTGCACGGTGGCATCCGGTTCGCTGCCAGCAGGTCTGACGCTGGGCTCCAACTGCATCATTACCGGCACGCCCACAACGGCTGGCACGTCCACGGTGAATATCACCGCGACGGACTCAGCCAACCCCGCCAACACCAAGACCGCACCGGTCACCATCACGGTGCAGGGAGCATTAATTACGCTCACGCTCACAGCGCCTCCTGTGGCTGTGGTCCATGTGCCGTACGTCGGTCTCATCCTGGTACTCGGCGGAACACCGCCCTACACCTGCACGGTGGCATCCGGCACATTGCCTGCGGGCCTGACGTTAGGCTCCAACTGCATCATTACCGGCACGCCCACCACGGCTGGTACGTCCACGGTGAATGTCACCGCGACGGACTCAGCAAGTCCTGCTAACTCCACAACCGCGCCGGTCATCATCACCGTGCTGGGGCCCACGTCGTCGCTGACTCTCAGCCCGCCGCCGGATGCAACGGTGAACACGCCGTATAGCGGAAGCATCGGCGTTACGGGTGGAACTGCACCGTACGCCTGTGTCATCAACTCGGGCACATTGCCTGCGGGTCTGACGCTGGGTGCGAACTGCACCATCACGGGCACGCCGACAACGGCAGGCACGTCCACCGTGAATGTCACGGCAACGGATTCAGCCAGTCCGGCTGTAACCGGTACCGCGAACATTGCAGTGACGGTCCGTCCCATGACCCCGCTGTCCCTCACTGGCGCATTACCCAATGCAACGCTCGGCGTGGCTTACACGCAGACGCTGCATGCAACGGGTGGGCTGCCTCCGTACACCTACGCGGTTACCGCTGGATCACTGCCTGCAGGTTTGTCCCTCTCCGGCGCGGGCGTAGTCAGCGGAACTCCAACGGCGGTGGGCGCAAGCAGCTTCACCGTCACGGCGACGGATAGTCAGTCCACACCGCAGACGGCCAGCCTTGCGCTGACCATGCAGGTGGTTTATCCGACCACGCCATACGACGCTCTGCTGAACGGGCCGTATGCGTTCCTCTTCCAGGGCTATGACGATGTCCTGGTGGGCGTGCTCGCATACCAGACCGCAACTGTCGGCAGTATCACTGCTGATGGCAACGGCCTGCTGACGGCTGGCGAACTCGACAGCAATCACCAGTCCTCTAACCCCACCGGCAATACCATTGCCACCAACGCCCTGCTGGGCACTTACACCATCGGTCAGGATGGGCGTGGCACCCTCGCCGTAACCACCATGAATGCCGATGGTACGGCGGGCAACACCACTCTCTACTCACTGACTCTGAAGTTGCCCACGGCTCCGGCCACGGCTTCCTCCAGTGGAAGCATGATTGAGTCGGACGGCAACATCCTCATCGCAAGCAAGGGATCCGGAACACTGCTGGCACAGAACACTGCTGCCTACAGCAACGGGCTGACTGGCAGCTATGCCTTCGGCATCTCCGGTGACACTCCCTGCATCCCCACCTGCACCATCGGCATCATCGCAGGGCCGGCTGCAACGGTAGGTCAGTTCACTGCCAGCGGTGGAACCATCACCGGTGTCAGCGACACCAACATCGCCAGCACCAACTACGCCAGCTCGGCGCTCTCCGGCTCCAGCTCCGCTGCGGATACCAACGGCCGCATCGGTCTGACGCTGAACAGCCAGGGGCTTGCTGGAATCGCAGCATACCCAACCCACTACGCCGTGTACCTGGTGGACGCGACCCACGCGTTCCTCATGTCCACGGACAAACACTCCTCCTTCGTCCTGCAGGCAGGCACCGCAACGACTCAGGCCACGACCACCTTCAGCAATGCATCGCTCAACGGTCCGTTCGTTGGCTATGAGAATGCTGCGGTGAACCCCGGCATTGTTGGCCAGGTACTCGGCTCTGTGCTCAACCTATCCTCGGCCACCATCATCCAGGGAACGGGTAACAACAATGGCACCTGCAGCACCAATAACGTGGACATGGGAGGCGCCACCGGTCTGGTCAGTGCGCTGACTGGTCTGGGCAGCGGCAGCAATCTGGTGAATGCGGTTCTGGGCACGCATCAGATAACGGGCAACAGCAGCTGCGTCGTCGCCAGCAACGGACGCGCCGTATTCAACTATCCCCAGCCCACCGGGCTCCTGTCTGCGCTGCTTGCGCTGGTTGGTCTCGGTAACGATCCGGCACCGCCCCGTGTGGTCTACCTCACGAGCAACAACACAGGCTACTTCCTGGAGACGGGCTACGCAGGCCTCGGTCACCTGGAAGCGCAGACAGGCGGACCGTACACACTGGCCAACCTGAATGGTACCTACACCTATGGCACGGTCCCGGCCTCCAGCCTGGCCACCATCGATGGTGACGGCACCTTCACCGCAGATGGAGCAGGGAATATCACTTTCACAACAGATACCAATGTGGGCGTGGGCAACCTGAACATCCTCCAGCTGGGCGTTACAGGAAATGGAACGTACAGCCTCAGCGATGCAGCCGCAGGGCGTTACCTGATCAACGGTACGCGTGTGGTCTACGCTCTGTCCCCGGGCCGGTTCGTTGTCCTGGAGGGTGGCGCGCTGAGTACGGCTCCTTATACGGCGCTGCTGTACTAA
- a CDS encoding OmpA family protein: MAALLVASVASPLVFAQARPSGADWSAPRTTLSVGYANVRSNAPPSQCNCFGANGGYVSAAYSLLPWFRIAGEVTGSHANHIGTLGQDLTLVTYAAGPQVVLPAGRFEFFGHGLFGAAHGSDSYFPSGNTVSSSANSFAIVTGGGIDIGLTRHIGVRAAQVEYLRTSFPNAGNNRQNSTIFSAGLLFRFGSAAGRDDADRNRAYKVQRDMEKQAHAAKSEPPVATAAPVTPPPTSTTIKAPSAPAADFDHSVESAYFDYDSYELRPDALAAVLKDATYLKSHPDLDIVVAGFADERGTAEYNLALGQKRAQTVRDQLIADGISPARLDVVSYGKEKLLCSDENEACFQKNRRASLENHSR, encoded by the coding sequence ATGGCTGCACTTCTTGTTGCATCCGTTGCATCTCCCCTGGTTTTTGCGCAGGCACGTCCCAGCGGTGCTGACTGGTCTGCTCCTCGCACCACGCTCTCCGTTGGTTATGCCAACGTACGTTCCAACGCGCCGCCCAGCCAATGCAACTGCTTTGGCGCCAATGGTGGCTATGTCTCTGCTGCGTACTCTCTTCTTCCGTGGTTTCGCATAGCTGGTGAAGTGACAGGCAGCCATGCGAATCACATCGGAACGCTCGGTCAGGATCTGACGCTGGTCACCTATGCGGCCGGGCCACAGGTGGTTCTGCCTGCAGGACGCTTTGAGTTTTTTGGGCACGGACTCTTCGGCGCCGCCCACGGCAGTGACTCTTATTTCCCATCGGGCAACACGGTTAGCAGTTCCGCGAACAGTTTTGCGATCGTTACCGGTGGCGGTATCGACATCGGTCTCACGCGTCACATCGGCGTCCGTGCAGCCCAGGTGGAGTATCTGCGAACGAGTTTTCCCAACGCTGGAAACAACAGGCAGAACAGCACGATCTTCAGTGCCGGTCTTCTTTTTCGATTTGGTAGCGCCGCTGGGCGAGATGATGCCGACCGCAATCGCGCGTACAAGGTACAGCGCGACATGGAGAAGCAGGCGCATGCTGCGAAATCCGAACCGCCGGTGGCAACTGCGGCACCCGTTACCCCACCCCCAACTTCCACCACCATCAAGGCTCCTTCTGCTCCAGCGGCCGATTTCGACCACAGCGTAGAGAGCGCATATTTTGATTACGACAGCTATGAGCTTCGCCCGGATGCACTGGCCGCGGTGCTGAAAGATGCAACGTATCTCAAATCCCACCCTGATCTGGATATTGTTGTGGCCGGGTTTGCCGATGAGCGTGGTACAGCGGAATACAACCTTGCGTTGGGCCAGAAGCGCGCACAAACTGTGCGCGATCAACTCATTGCAGACGGTATTTCGCCAGCAAGGCTGGATGTTGTCAGCTATGGCAAGGAAAAGCTGCTGTGCAGTGATGAAAACGAGGCGTGTTTCCAGAAGAATCGCCGTGCCTCTCTGGAGAACCACTCGCGCTGA
- a CDS encoding HD domain-containing phosphohydrolase, whose protein sequence is MSSAASFPSSLNMYLDVHNRASDEKQRQAAVLKFPSKPVAFSELVAALTYAFDLGSSEHSGHTLRTCVLGMNLGRCIHLSQEWMSELYYALLLKDVGTTSNTVDICELMGMEEQLCRLALRIFDWTTLTWPQIRFVFRHAFLGKSFPSRLKDILRLLRNRRLVWRAARQRAVTSELIARKFGRSEATIDAIRSVDERWDGSGGPAGLKEYEIPLMAQTCAIAQTLESLETIFGRDKAVRVIEDRSGTWFYPGLVAVVILMHEEGTLWNGADSPNLMQEVLSRDPSPAKMACDYDAFENICSAFADMIDGKSHYTFMHSQNVAVLTEAIAREMQLDEEQITSLRRAALLHDIGMLGISHSIMDKEGPLTEQQWTAVREHPRHSYELLRKVRGFDDIARIARDHHERLDGSGYPQGLTAENIDLPTRILSVADVYDAVCSPRAYRNNVEPDNVLQIMETLAPHQLDVECIAALKRILAQAHEYSFAP, encoded by the coding sequence ATGAGCTCTGCAGCAAGCTTTCCGTCTTCCCTGAATATGTATCTCGACGTGCACAATCGCGCCTCGGATGAAAAGCAACGGCAGGCCGCCGTGTTGAAGTTTCCTTCCAAGCCCGTGGCCTTCAGCGAGCTTGTTGCGGCGCTTACCTATGCCTTCGATCTCGGTTCAAGCGAACACTCCGGGCACACTCTGCGCACGTGCGTTCTGGGCATGAACCTTGGTCGATGCATCCACCTGTCGCAGGAGTGGATGAGCGAACTCTATTACGCTCTACTGCTCAAGGACGTAGGAACCACGAGCAATACAGTCGACATCTGCGAGCTGATGGGTATGGAAGAACAGCTCTGCCGTCTTGCACTTCGCATCTTCGATTGGACAACGCTCACGTGGCCACAAATCCGTTTTGTCTTTCGACATGCCTTCCTGGGCAAATCATTCCCGTCAAGGCTGAAAGACATTCTGCGTCTTCTGCGAAATCGGCGACTCGTGTGGCGGGCCGCTCGCCAGCGCGCCGTCACCAGCGAACTGATTGCGCGCAAGTTTGGCCGCTCAGAAGCTACGATCGACGCGATACGCTCTGTCGATGAGCGATGGGATGGCTCGGGCGGTCCCGCGGGGCTGAAGGAATATGAAATCCCGTTAATGGCGCAGACTTGTGCGATTGCGCAGACGCTCGAATCGCTGGAGACCATCTTTGGTCGCGATAAGGCAGTTCGCGTCATTGAAGATCGTTCCGGGACATGGTTTTATCCGGGACTGGTTGCCGTTGTCATCCTCATGCATGAAGAAGGCACGCTTTGGAACGGAGCGGATTCTCCCAACCTCATGCAGGAAGTCCTTTCGCGTGATCCATCCCCAGCAAAAATGGCCTGCGACTACGACGCATTTGAGAATATCTGCTCCGCCTTCGCAGACATGATTGACGGGAAGTCACACTACACCTTCATGCACTCGCAGAACGTCGCCGTGTTGACGGAAGCAATCGCACGGGAGATGCAACTTGACGAAGAGCAGATCACGTCTCTGCGTCGCGCAGCACTCCTGCACGATATCGGCATGCTTGGTATTTCGCATTCCATTATGGATAAAGAAGGTCCGCTCACAGAGCAGCAGTGGACCGCGGTTCGCGAACATCCCCGGCACAGCTATGAGCTTCTACGTAAGGTGCGCGGCTTCGACGATATCGCCCGCATCGCACGCGACCATCATGAGCGTCTGGATGGTTCAGGCTATCCGCAGGGACTTACGGCAGAGAACATCGATCTGCCCACGCGGATCCTCAGCGTGGCCGATGTCTATGACGCCGTGTGCTCACCGCGTGCCTATCGCAACAATGTAGAACCGGACAACGTGCTGCAAATCATGGAGACCCTGGCGCCACATCAGCTGGATGTCGAATGCATCGCCGCTCTCAAACGCATTCTGGCCCAAGCGCACGAGTACAGCTTTGCACCATGA
- a CDS encoding CDP-alcohol phosphatidyltransferase family protein, which produces MNSLLRQLRAAPNLLTLLRLLAVPFLVEAILAQHEEIALLIFVVAGATDAVDGRLARRLNQTTRLGQYLDPIADKLMLSTLFLTVTWVGLVPKYVTVLVFARDIGILCISILLFFTGTMRDFRPSAIGKLNTLVQIFTMLLVLLTAVKTTATLTELRHWLLVGIAWLAPLSAAQYAWTVFHRIATDPLESLA; this is translated from the coding sequence ATGAACTCGCTACTTCGACAGCTTCGCGCCGCGCCAAACCTGCTGACGCTTCTGCGCCTGCTGGCGGTGCCGTTTCTGGTGGAGGCGATTCTGGCGCAGCACGAAGAGATTGCGCTGCTGATCTTCGTGGTGGCGGGCGCCACAGACGCTGTGGACGGTCGCCTCGCTCGCAGACTGAACCAGACCACACGCCTCGGCCAGTATCTGGACCCCATCGCGGACAAGCTGATGCTTTCGACGCTATTCCTGACCGTCACCTGGGTTGGGCTGGTGCCTAAATATGTCACCGTGCTGGTGTTTGCACGCGATATCGGCATTCTTTGTATCAGCATCCTGCTCTTTTTCACGGGCACCATGCGCGATTTCCGCCCCTCGGCCATCGGCAAACTGAACACACTGGTGCAGATCTTCACCATGCTCCTGGTCCTGTTGACAGCCGTGAAAACCACCGCGACCTTGACCGAACTACGGCATTGGCTGCTGGTTGGTATCGCCTGGCTGGCGCCGCTTTCCGCCGCGCAATATGCCTGGACGGTCTTCCACCGCATTGCGACGGACCCTCTGGAGAGCCTGGCCTGA